One genomic region from Gloeocapsopsis sp. IPPAS B-1203 encodes:
- a CDS encoding glycosyltransferase family 2 protein, with translation MKQQPKVSIGMPVYNGEVYLEAALDSLLNQTFQDFEVVISDNGSTDRTEGICKSYAAKDQRIRYYRNEQNLGAGWNFNRVLELADGEYFRWACHDDLCAPALLAQCVAVLDAHPEVILSYPKTTVINEHGQEIEKYVDGFDLRSPKPHERFAQYQKLVRHGHGCHPIFGLIRTDVLKLTAWMGSYPSSDLVLLGELTLRGQFHEIPEYLFFKRDHPQTSVRAHKAFRKRIAWYDPNKEGRLYLTRWKWFTEYLAAIRRTQMSSGEKLLCCFQMRRWLMWNWVFLSKDLLKALSWPIIQPFLNLEFNRKEVQL, from the coding sequence AAACATTTCAAGATTTTGAAGTTGTTATCTCAGATAATGGCTCAACTGATAGAACAGAAGGCATTTGTAAATCGTACGCAGCTAAAGATCAAAGGATTCGTTATTACCGAAACGAACAAAATTTAGGAGCCGGTTGGAATTTCAATCGCGTCCTAGAGTTAGCTGATGGCGAGTACTTTCGGTGGGCTTGTCACGACGATTTATGTGCTCCGGCTCTCTTAGCGCAGTGCGTTGCAGTACTTGATGCTCATCCTGAAGTAATTTTGTCTTATCCTAAGACTACTGTCATTAATGAGCATGGACAGGAAATAGAGAAATACGTTGATGGTTTTGATCTGCGATCGCCAAAACCGCACGAAAGATTCGCACAATATCAAAAGTTGGTTCGTCACGGTCATGGATGTCATCCGATTTTTGGTTTGATCCGAACCGATGTTCTCAAATTAACTGCTTGGATGGGTAGTTATCCTTCTTCTGATTTAGTCTTGCTGGGCGAACTCACTCTGAGAGGTCAATTTCACGAAATCCCTGAATATCTCTTTTTTAAACGAGATCATCCTCAGACATCAGTGAGAGCACATAAAGCATTTAGAAAACGGATTGCATGGTATGACCCCAATAAAGAAGGACGACTTTATTTGACTCGATGGAAATGGTTCACTGAATATTTAGCAGCAATTAGACGAACTCAAATGAGTTCGGGTGAGAAACTTTTGTGTTGTTTTCAAATGAGAAGATGGTTGATGTGGAATTGGGTGTTTCTCTCAAAAGATCTACTCAAAGCTCTATCTTGGCCAATCATCCAACCCTTTCTTAACTTGGAATTCAACAGAAAAGAAGTTCAGTTGTAA